A genomic segment from Glycine soja cultivar W05 chromosome 18, ASM419377v2, whole genome shotgun sequence encodes:
- the LOC114395584 gene encoding spermidine hydroxycinnamoyl transferase-like, with the protein MVTIKTSHTVVPNQPTPKGRLWLSNSDNSTRPAHTPVIYIYKAQLNIEYDIERMRDSLSKVLVYYYPVAGRLSLAESGRMEVDCNAKGVTLIEAATAKTFADFGDFSPSDSIKEELVPAIDYHSQPIQEIPLLFVQLTRFQGDQQQGLAIGVAFSHPVADGSAWIHFMNTWAMVNRGDMLDLNEMPFLDRTILKFPPSSLQSLPPPHFDHPELKPLPLILGKSDSTEEQNKKTAASMLKLTSKQVEMLKKKANDQLTKQGSRPFSRFEAVAAHIWRCACKARELHHNQPTLARFNVDFRNRLIPPLPRNYFGNALVATVTPECYVGEMTTRPLSYAAQKMREAVALLTDEYIRSHLEVVFGEEQLDCIKAFFLGQGEGRYAPFGGNPNLQITSWINMRAYETDFGWGKPVYFGLGYVCALDRGIIMRGPQDDGSVIVIMHFQIAHMQLLKKFFYEDIFTSRL; encoded by the coding sequence ATGGTTACCATAAAAACTTCTCACACTGTGGTTCCAAATCAACCAACTCCGAAAGGTCGATTATGGCTATCTAATAGTGACAATTCCACACGTCCAGCACATACACCCGTTATTTACATATACAAAGCACAACTCAACATTGAATATGAcattgagagaatgagagactcTCTTAGTAAAGTTCTAGTGTACTACTATCCAGTTGCTGGCAGATTGAGCTTAGCAGAAAGTGGTCGAATGGAAGTGGATTGCAACGCAAAGGGAGTGACATTGATTGAAGCCGCAACCGCAAAAACATTTGCTGATTTTGGAGACTTTTCACCCTCTGATTCCATCAAGGAAGAGCTTGTTCCAGCAATTGATTATCATTCTCAACCTATACAAGAGATTCCTTTGCTATTTGTTCAACTAACAAGATTCCAAGGTGACCAACAACAAGGCCTTGCCATTGGAGTTGCTTTCTCACATCCTGTGGCTGATGGGTCTGCTTGGATTCACTTTATGAACACATGGGCAATGGTCAATAGAGGAGACATGTTGGATCTTAATGAAATGCCATTTCTAGATCGAACTATACTCAAATTCCCACCATCATCGTTGCAGTCACTGCCGCCGCCGCACTTTGATCACCCAGAGTTGAAGCCTCTGCCACTCATACTAGGCAAATCTGACAGCACTGAAGAGCAAAACAAGAAGACAGCAGCTTCTATGTTGAAACTCACATCAAAACAAGTGGAGATGTTGAAGAAGAAGGCCAACGATCAATTAACAAAACAAGGGTCAAGACCTTTTAGCAGATTTGAAGCTGTGGCTGCACATATATGGAGATGTGCATGTAAGGCTCGTGAACTACATCACAATCAACCAACTCTTGCTCGGTTCAACGTTGATTTTCGCAATCGATTAATTCCTCCTCTCCCCAGGAATTACTTTGGGAATGCTTTGGTAGCAACAGTGACACCAGAATGTTATGTTGGAGAAATGACAACAAGACCATTGAGCTATGCTGCCCAAAAAATGAGAGAAGCAGTGGCATTGCTTACAGATGAGTACATAAGGTCACACTTAGAAGTTGTATTTGGTGAGGAGCAATTGGATTGCATAAAGGCTTTTTTCTTGGGACAAGGAGAAGGTAGATATGCACCTTTTGGAGGGAATCCGAATCTTCAAATCACAAGCTGGATCAACATGCGGGCGTATGAAACCGATTTCGGGTGGGGAAAGCCTGTGTATTTTGGTTTAGGATATGTGTGTGCATTAGATAGGGGAATTATTATGCGAGGTCCACAAGATGATGGTTCTGTTATTGTGATCATGCATTTCCAGATAGCACATATGCAACTTCTTAAGAAATTCTTCTACGAGGATATATTCACATCAAGGTTGTAA